From Cannabis sativa cultivar Pink pepper isolate KNU-18-1 chromosome 8, ASM2916894v1, whole genome shotgun sequence, a single genomic window includes:
- the LOC115699789 gene encoding protein FAR1-RELATED SEQUENCE 9-like, with protein sequence MIEKYELKGNMWCEAQFLTRTMWADTFLRGHYFGDARATGRCESMNAFLKRDLVMDLPLWMFLRHCDISLAMLRYNEMREHYKTTMTDPVLNQTNMESVEDEKAWTRTNYTICSVAKYRHESRKRTVLYSDDGEDVRCDCYWFETNGIPCQHIFTCMKSLHKHSFQSCLINHRWLKDAKEILPANLGLERKCPHPQMIENSRYGGVTTQTSLVAFYATRSKASFELTMEVLSELLVKLEKIPRDEDYSQNNADDDEFGDKILDSRVLPTKGRPKLSRACKNSFGGSSRRAQSNSDVRAKKKKKLTSAPRYYKICRGTEHDSRNCPQKTD encoded by the exons ATGATTGAGAAATATGAGTTGAAAGGGAATATGTGGTGTGAAGCACAATTTTTGACCAGAACAATGTGGGCTGATACATTCCTACGTGGCCATTATTTTGGGGATGCTAGAGCTACAGGAAGGTGTGAGTCAATGAATGCATTCTTAAAGAGAGACTTAGTTATGGATTTGCCATTGTGGATGTTCTTGCGTCATTGTGATATTTCTCTAGCTATGTTACGTTACAATGAAATGAGAGAACACTACAAGACAACAATGACAGATCCAGTACTCAATCAAACTAATATGGAATCAGTGGAGGATGAA AAAGCATGGACTAGAACGAATTACACAATTTGTTCGGTAGCTAAATATAGACATGAAAGCAGAAAGCGTACAGTTTTGTACTCTGATGATGGGGAAGATGTGAGATGTGATTGTTATTGGTTTGAGACGAACGGAATACCATGCCAACATATTTTCACATGTATGAAGTCTTTGCATAAACATTCATTCCAAAGTTGTCTTATCAACCATCGGTGGCTTAAGGATGCTAAAGAAATTTTACCTGCAAATTTGGGTCTTGAAAGAAAGTGTCCTCATCCACAAATGATAGAAAATTCAAGATACGGTGGTGTCACCACACAAACTAGTTTAGTTGCTTTCTATGCTACAAGATCTAAAGCTTCATTCGAATTGACTATGGAAGTGTTGTCGGAGTTGCTTgtgaaattggaaaaaattcctAGAGATGAAGATTATTCACAAAATAATGCAGATGATGATGAGTTTGGTGATAAAATTTTAGATTCAAGGGTACTTCCGACAAAAGGTCGACCTAAACTCTCAAGGGCATGCAAAAATTCTTTTGGTGGAAGCAGTAGAAGAGCACAAAGTAATAGTGATGTTCGCgctaaaaagaagaaaaagttaACTAGTGCTCCAAGATATTACAAGATATGTAGGGGAACTGAACATGATTCTAGGAATTGTCCACAGAAAACAGattaa
- the LOC115699791 gene encoding uncharacterized protein LOC115699791 encodes MSTSPPVVENESDEDFRALLLKHGVEDAVCYDNVLFIPREKLMNSDNTDAKEIINQMLVDISVLVYVHPEHNSDTEDDHVSENGSIDFVAASEASINKFEKCLNENELLCNICFENVHNDVEVRKLPCKHSYHGECIVKWLKTSKYCPLL; translated from the exons ATGAGCACTTCTCCTCCAGTTGTAG AAAATGAATCAGATGAAGATTTCAGAGCTCTGTTGTTGAAGCACGGCGTTGAAGATGCCGTGTGCTACGATAATGTACTATTTATTCCACGTGAGAAGTTGATGAATAGTGACAACACTGATGCAAAAGAAATCATTAATCAAATGCTCG TTGATATCAGTGTTTTAGTGTATGTTCACCCTGAACATAATTCAGATACGGAAGACGATCATGTATCCGAAAATGGCTCAATTGATTTCGTTGCTGCAAGTGAAGCttctattaataaatttgagAAATGTTTAAATGAAAATGAACTACTATGTAATATTTGTTTTGAGAATGTCCATAATGATGTAGAAGTTAGAAAGCTACCTTGCAAACACTCCTATCATGGAGAATGTATTGTGAAGTGGCTAAAGACTAGCAAATATTGTCCACTTTTGTAG